Below is a genomic region from Phoenix dactylifera cultivar Barhee BC4 unplaced genomic scaffold, palm_55x_up_171113_PBpolish2nd_filt_p 000528F, whole genome shotgun sequence.
TAGTTCATCATGATTTTTTTGCCGAATGACCATGAAGGTCCATTTCAAAGCTTTCTTAcacaggaaaaagaaaaaggcttttttttttttttaaacaaaatgaATGAAGGACAATAAAACATATTCCTATGTAAGACTAGATGCAGGGACTTCATGCCACAACTAAAAATTTGTAAATCTCGCAGACTATTCCTCTTTCATTTGCAAATCAGCAAAACAATAAATTGATCGTCGAATAATTcccattttcttaaaaaatattgCCAAATATTTTGACTATGCTATGTAGCACAGATTAAAGCCAACTTATATAAAACCTAAACATCTAAAGGAGTATTGTAATTCTTAAAAAATGGTCAAATTATTCATGTCCAATAAAACCATAATGGAAATCATGGCTAGTTATCCGACATACAACAAAGGCCGATTTATAAGAGCAAAACAAGAATAAATAATATAGAGATTAAATTCTTTACATATTATAGGATAttttatgaaaggctcaagaaTTCAACATATGTATCCATACACATATAACTTCAAATACGTCGTCTGTGGAGAAAAGGGTAGGAAAAGAGAGATATAGAACGGGCAAATAGAATGCTtgttatctatatatatataaatcatgGAAAATGCAAATAAAAGGCTGATCACTTTCATTTCTATCTTAGATTAATTGGCATATTAATCTTGTTGGCAATAActactttgaaaaaaaaaatgcatatgGATATAACAAAAGTTGAATGTATTCTTCTACTTACAATATGAGATGGGTCTCATGGCTCTGCTTGCAGACTGAGGCTTTGAGTGTTAGAATGGCATCATAGACCGACCAGATGGGATTCTTAGGTATGGATGGTATGGGACCGATAATAACATCAAAGGAAGAGGATTCTCTCCGGTGGCCTTTGGGCATGTAGATGGTTGAGGAGAGATGGTAATAGGATCATCTCTTTTTAGGTTTATGAGCATTGGAAAGTTTCTTGGGGTAGGCTTGCAAATGCTTATTTGGTTTTATAGACCATTTCTTGATGCCTTGCTCATGCCAATTGGCGTGAATAAAGTTTGGGATAGTTATGAATTTAATTATAAAGATTCTCTTGGATGTTGTTTCTATAAATACTATTTAGGGCATTGGGGTAAGTTTTCAAATGTTTTTTTGTATTTAAGGATTGTTTTTTTGCTCATGCTAATGATATAAATCGCTTAGGAAAGGACACATGATGACACATTATTTTATTGTCGCAGTATTATTGTTAGAAAGGATTGCTGATTTTTAACAGCTATATGGAAATAATTATCATATGTATTTTTATTTGATAAGAATGATGCAACCCATCAGATTCTCTTTGATGTTGTTATAAATGCTTTATTACTATAGAGTAGTATATTGTCTCTAATGGACTCGTTGATGCTTGGAAAGGGATAATCATGTGGTCATTTGGCTTAAAAATCTATGGATGGTACctagtatttttattttttgggataAATGTTCAAATGTTTATTTGTTTCTAGAGAATATTTCTTGATACCTTGCTTAGGCCAATGGCATGAATAAAATATGCAAGATGATATATGTTGATGCATAATCTGATTCATTATTgttgttgaaaaattttgtcGGCTTTGTACGGTTATATGGCAATAATTATAAATCTGATTCATTATTGtttgttgaaaaattttgtcGGTTTTGTACGGTTATATGGCAATAATTATAAATCTGATTCATTATTGtttgttgaaaaattttgtcGGCTTTGTACGGTTATATGGCAATAATTATAAATCTGATTCATTATTGtttgttgaaaaattttgtcGGCTTTGTACGGTTATATGGCAATAATTATAAATCTGATTCATTATTGtttgttgaaaaattttgtcGGCTTTGTACGGTTATATGGCAATAATTATAAATCTGATTCATTATTGtttgttgaaaaattttgtcGGCTTTATACGGTTATATggaaataattataaatatcatTCATTATTGTTTGTTGAAATTTTTTGTTAGTTCTATGTGGTTATATggcaataattataatatatagaTTTATTTGATATGTACGAATTTAATTCAATGAATTCTCTTGGTTGTTATTTTTAAATGcattattatcataaaaaataaaacatatattTCTATTTGGTACAAAAAACATATCCTCTTTAATGGACGCCAAGGATATTAATTCTCGAAGAGGATAGTCATCAATTCATCTGCCATGTTCATTTTTGTAGACATTTTTTGGTGTCTTGCTCACACTAATATCATTAATAGAGTTTTGGATTGGATACACAATTGCATAAATAGATGCATTATAGTACTATTAGAAAATCTTGTCAGTTTCAAATAGTTTTATAACAATAACTGTTGTATGTAGTTTTATTCGATATGTATGaatttaatttaataaatttcttcaacattatttctaaatattttgTCAGCATAATTTTGGAAATTAGCATTTCATTGAGTCCCATAACTTTACACACTACCCAGAGTAGATCCACAATGAATTCAGAATTTAATACCTATAAGTCAAGTATGGATCAAAAATAGACCTATCAAAGATTTCAAGACTGGGTGATGGTTGGATAAAAGAACACCCAATATGAAACCAACCTAACTGAATCATTTTAAGGCATGGGATCACTTTTTTGAAAAACCTAATCAGACCTAGAACTATTTCAGATCTGACAAGTTACGTAGAACATAATGCATGGTTGTAGTCTTCTATCTTTCAAGTTCTTTGTAATTTTTATACTTTGAACCTATATTATTGGTGATTTGTATGGAGGGAATGAAGGAAATTGAACTTACTATGTACAATTACTTGCTCGACACCAAAACCGAACTCAACTGATACCTAATCTAAAGTTGATGAGTGCCAAGGGGGAGCATGGGGTCCTTGCTCATATAGGTGGGCAGAGTTGATCTTGCCCAAAGTCCATGTGACTACTTTGCAGAAGTTCCCCTAGTTGATTAATCACCTCCTTAGAAGCATGCCAAGTAGCAATTGATTCAATAATAGGGACTAAGTTCGCATTCAaaggattttttctttttctttttttttgagttgaaAATGAAGGAAGTAAGGTACTATTTtattagatagaaatgataTGTACATTCAAAGGAATTGAACTTGCCAATTAGACTTTCTTGAGATTGTCCTTAACTAGGAAGCTGCTCTTGCTGAAAATATAAATTCACCTGATACAATTCGGATGTCGGGGTATTAATTGTTTAGATGTTTTTGCATTGAGGGTGGTTCGATGAGTCATGCTAAGAGTACCTCTAATTTCATTTCACATTGGGGCCAATGTGTGGCCTGCATCTCGAGCAAGGCTAAAGGGAGATCACACAGCAACCTACAGATGGAGGCCATTCTTTGAAACAAGTCTTGGCTCCAATGATTCTATATGTGCTACAAATATAAATGAATGATATGTACCTAAATTGAATATGAATACAAAATTTTATATCCTTCTAGGTTTCATTTCTGTCTCTACTGGACCACTTTTGTTAAAGATTATTCACAAAGAAAAGCAAAGATGGGTGCATATTATTTCTTTCAAAATCAGCTCAACTACAGATGCATTCTAATCAGAAAAGATTATTTGTCAAGTATACTAGAGACGGACTATGCTCCTCTCGATGGGAGAAGATATTCTACTTCTCTGAattccaaaattaataatgaAGCATCTAAATCAAATATCTATATTATTGATCATAATCTGTGCCCACTAAATAAACCtaaaaagatatttatatgCTAGCATTCTAAAATATATGATAAAGTACTTAAATTGAGAATTTATCTTATTGATTATGATCTATATATACCAAAATATATATGGATTGaaaaataatagataataaAATATGGTTTGATATGATTTCagttgtttatttttttctatacgATTGATACACATATCAGACATCATGAAAATATGtaatttttagtttctaaatatttttagtGGTATAGATTAATAGTTTGGATCTTTAATTTGGATATCGTATATCAATGTCAGAATTGACAGTACATTCCTTCTCCTCTCGAGACGAGCATAGTCTATCTCAGCATAGTATATATTATCGACTCAAGCATATATTTGCACTCAACTAGTTCCTAACCGGGCATTAGCTGATGGGTGTATAAAATTTGCAATGCAGATTGAAAAGAGAGATACTCACATTGCCTTGGATGGTTCCAAATCTTCAGTAATGCAATCAAATCTCATCCATGATAGAATTGCCGAGTATTAGAACTTCTCACAGCCTACTTCACAACGATCCTCTGAACCCTACTGAGATAAGTTGAGCTGATGGAAGGCAAGCTTTGGGTTGTTTAAGCTAGTCTAAAAACATGCAAGTATGTTGCTCAAGCAGCTCatgagcctttttttttttttttttgagaacaaATGAGCTACAtaaaaattattaagattgtCTTATAACTTATATGTCACATTTATGCGGACCTGCCTGAAGTTTGATGTTGGCTTGACTAGATATTGAACCTTGAGCACCGCCGACGAAGGATGAGCTTGAAGCAGACCACATTATCGAGCCAAGCCCACCATTACGTTCTGGCCCATTTATATCTAGCTTCCTCTGTGGCCCCATCGCTAACCCACTCCGGCGGCCCATTTATAGATTGCTCCGGTTGGACCGCTGTCGGCCTTTATTCCCCCTTCTACGAGGCGGGTAGCCTTTTGATTCTTCGCCCCCCGAAAAAAACAAAACACTAATAGTTCCCTCCTCTCCAAAACCCTAATCCCCTCCTTCTccgttctcctcctcctccatcttaAACCCTGGTCCCCAATTCtcctctcccttctccttctgcTTCGATTCTTCATGAACTCCATTAGCAGCAGCAGCGAAAGCTATGCACAAGCTCTGGCGCGGAAGCACAGCCCATGGCCCCGCCCTCTCCACTGTGGGCTGGCTTGAATCCAAGGCCTCTCGCGCGCTCCCCAAGGTGCCCCTTTTCCGCATTCTGATGCCCGCCCTCCACCTCCGCCTGCCCCCCTCCGACGCTCTTCTTTGGGGGAGCCACGGTCAACAGAGCCATACTCCAATCTGGCGCTGCGTTCTTCCCCGGCAAGCTCGGGTTTCGCACTCGTCCCCGTGGCTGCGCGGCGGCAGGGGGAGGAGCTTCAAGGCGGCGGAGGCGGTGAGGAATCGGGAGAAAAGCGGGAGCTTGGAGGGGTCTGGCGGAcaagggaggaaggaggaggagagcggcggagaggaggaggatgggGTTCCCGAAGAGGAGGGGAAATCCTCCAGGGCGTTGCAGCAAAAGTCGGCGGAAAACCACAGCAGTGTGGTGGAAAGGAGAGGTAGGAGCGGAGGTTCCAATGCCCCACCCCTGGGGAGTCTGGAGCTCTTGGAGATTCCTGGAGTTGGGCCTCGAAATCTTAGGAAGCTGGTGGATAAAGGTTTTCAACGCGTGGCCGAGCTCAAACAACTCTACAGGGATAAGGTATATTTTTTGCCTTCAAGATTTTTAATTCAGTACCTGCACTGGCTTGCTGCATTATAGATTTTTGTTGAACTTTGTTTCTATTGtgagataaaaataaaatttaagctTGAATTTTTGAACAGTTTATGTGCCTGTTGGTTCTGATGGTATTTTTAGCTTGTCACTGCAATATAAGTAGTTGCTCTGGTTGTCTTTTGCGTCTGTAGGCAGGCAGAAATAGTTCAAGTGGTAAAAATTAACAAGACAATCTAATGGAGATTTGGCTCCACAGAGTTACAATGTTTGGTGCCATTTTAATGGGTAATTTCCGCACTGAATTTTCATGGCATCTTTTGTGGTTTCCATGTTAGACTGTggcctctttttttgtttttgtgttttAACTTGCTCATATAACCTTTTATCCATTCATTTATGTTTTCTCATAGGTCTGTTTACAGAGAAGCGTTTCTTCACATACTTATGTGAGATGATGCTTAATTTTCGGAATTATTGGTTTTAGTGAATTGTTGTTTTCTGCATTTGATTTTCGGATAGTGCTTTTTCTCTCGGACATGcatctaatgaatattttttttcgtttttcttatgttctatactGCAGTTCTTTGGGAAGTCTAGCCAGAAGATGGTTGAATATTTACAGAGCTCAGTAGGAATTATTCACAAGAACCATGCGGAGAGTATAACCTCCTTCATCAAAGAAAGTGTGGATGAAGAGTTGAAAGAGGAAACTGCAGAATCTGATGTCATGCCTACACAAAGGAAACGACTCACCTTTTGTGTTGAAGGGAATATTAGTGTTGGAAAGACAACGTTCCTACAAAGAATAGCTAATGAAACTATTGAGTTACGTGATCTTGTAGAAATAGTACCGGAACCTATCTCCAGATGGCAGGATGTTGGTCCTGATCACTTTAATATACTGGATGCTTTCTATGCAGAACCACAAAGGTATGCCTACACTTTCCAAAATTATGTGTTTGTGACGAGGGTCATGCAGGAAAGAGAGTCTGCTGGTGGAATAAAACCCCTCAGGCTGATGGAAAGAAGTGTTTTCAGTGATAGAATGGTAAGCATAATATTAATATGTGATCTGTAGACAATAATTATTTCTTTTCAATTGTACCATGTTTTCAGTCAAATTCACATACAATATATTGTCTAATACCTGTTTGCTAAAGTTTGAAACCTGTATGTTGATCCCAACATGCAGGTTTTTGTGCGTGCTGTTCATGAAGCCAATTGGATGAATGAGATGGAGATTAGCATCTATGACTCATGGTTTGACCCTGTTGTGTCAAGTCTTCCGGGACTTATCCCTGACGGGTTCATTTATCTAAGAGCTAGCCCTGATACCTGCTACAAGAGAATGATGCTCCGTAACAGGGCAGAAGAAGGTGGTGTCACCTTGGAGTACTTGCGAGGCTTACATGAGAAGCATGAGAGCTGGCTTTTCCCTTCTCAGTGTGGAAATCATGGTGTCCTGTCAGTCAGTCAGTTACCATTCCATATGGATAGCTCCTTGCATTCTGATATAAGAGATCGCGTGTTATATTTGGAAGGTGATCATATGCATTCAAGTATCCAAAAGGTATACCTTTTGTTAGGCATTTCTtaggatcaaatccacaatGAGTTTCTGATGGAGTTTTCTTTATCCTTGACTAGGTTCCCGCTTTAGTGCTGGATTGTGAACCAAACATTGACTTCAGTAAAGATATTGAAGCTAAAAGACTGTaagtactctctctctctctctctctctctctggccccctctcttctctctccatcTTCATAAGCAAATTGATACACTAGCTTAAAATTTGCTTGTAAAATTTTTTTCCTTAGTTTGAGGTAATTTTGTTTTGCTGTTGTAATTGTTCTTGTTTCGTATTCCAACTTGGATCCTTTTCTTATGTTTTGAGTTTTATATTGTATGTAGTTCTTTGTTGTATGCACATTTTTTGACTGATGAAAATCTCTAGTTATATGTAAAACATAGAAGCATGATTTGTAGATATTAATAATTATGATCTGTCAATTATAAAATGCCAAGTTTTGGGATAATTAGGGGCACATCAAGCTAGATGAAATTTTTCGAGGCATGCCCTAATATTCCAAACAACTCAAGTTTGGCTTTTGTTCATGCAGGCTTGAATTCTACTTGTCCATGTTAGACTTGCCTGTGGATATGTTCCAATTTGGTTGGAATACTTTTGATGtgttattgattttcatttttaaaATATCAATATTCTGGCTTATGAGCTGCAAAGTTGCATGTCTATCTAAGATAAAATAATACTTCAGATCTTATTCTACAGATCATAGCTCCTCATGGGAAAAAGCAACTTTGCATAGTAGTGGTTTGTCTTCCCCAAAAAAAATGTTTATCATTCCTCTTGGTCAATAATGATACAATTCCTCAATGGTATATGCCAAAAAAATCCTAGCCAAACATGTTACTGGGCCTAAATTCGATTTTCAAGCTGGACCTAGTCTTGAACCCATCCTATAGTAGGTGAAGCTCAAACCTGCACGCTAGCGCAACCTTCATCCAATTTAAGGTTGCAGCATTTTAATGAGCctattttattttcaattttgGCGCATCACTTGTCTGATTATATCACATATACAATTGAGTGATATTCAGGATTTCCCGATATATAGCAGCATGAAATCTTTGTATATTTCTTGACTTAGAATTAAGGTTGCAGCATGGTAGTACTGACTCATTGTTTGAACAACTGTTTACTTGTTCATTCACTTTGAAGCGACAAGGCTGTTTTTTGTTGATGATGGCATGCATCAGTTGGATGCTTCATAAACACAAGTTCCATCTTAACTACATGGATTTTAGGACTGAATTATGCAGTTCTTCAAATAATATTAGATTTAAAAGTTTGCCTAAGTTTTTGAAATTACCAATTCTCTTTCCATGGATGGTTACTTAATTTATTAATATGCCAAAATTATTAGTTCAAAAATATGCAATATCTGTAAGCAGATGAGAGAACATCTTTTTGATTGATCTCATTGCTCGTTAACGCTAAAAAGTGATTTCAGATTTGAATCCTATTGACGGTATGCAAGCTCAAATTTTTttagtaaaaaagaaaagatagaaaaagaTGGGCTATGACAATTAAAAATCTACATGATAAATCGCACCCTACAGCATTTATAATGACATAAAAAAATGCCAAAATCGATTGTTACTTGTGCATCAAGTGGACATGATATGTGGTATTTTTGCTGGTTAGACTCCAGAAAAGGATACAAGATCTCCACAAGTGCTGTTTGGATTGGAAATTTAAGCGTTCGAAATGGGTACATTTCTTAGACGTGTGATGAGGAGATAAGGAATTGTTTCTTGGTGGATTAAGCAGGGCAATATGCGATGCCATATGACCATTTAATATAGGAAATACTTGTAtggaaataattaaattaacaATGTTGCATCCAACTAAATGTTGGTTACACTCAGACCAAGTGCATCTGCAGTAGGTGTTGAGTGGAATATCTGGTAAAACAAAGTTATTTGCTTGTTAGAAGTTTAAGGCATGCACTTGTTGGGCTAATGTAGTTGAGAGGAGATTGAATGGTATTTTCATACATAAGGATGACTGAAGGTCTTGAAACAAAGGGGAACGGATGTGTGTTGAAGGATCAGAAAAGTGAGAATAAGAGGTGGAGACTTGGGAGTACCTCTGTGGAGGAGTTTAAAGAAAGCTTGGCTTGACATAATCTATTCTCTAGGGAGAAGGGTGAAGCATGTCATAATCACCCTAATAATGTGACAAAGCTGGTGGATTTTGTATGTCATGGTTTGATATTTTCTTCATTAAAGTATACATGCTGCAAGTTTTCTCTATATATCACTGCAACATGGTACACTGGGCTCTTGATATCTGACTCATGAAAGCTTGGTACCTATCCTTTGTCTTCGATGCTTTTCTTTCAAAGATGGGATGCTCCCTTATATAGTTCAGTTACAGCAATAGCTTATATATTGGGGTAAGTCTTGACAGTTGTGTTTATTGTATATTTTCTTCTTATGCTGACAACTACCATGCAGTGTACTTGATACAATGGCCAACTTTTGACGAACATAATTCTTTTAATTATTCTCTCAAGGTATGCACGACAAGTCGCAGAATTCTtcgagtttgtgaagaaaaagaaagaagcttcGTCTACAGAATCTGCTACTGACGGTAAGAACCAAACCCAACAAGTAGTGCTTCCTCCCAAAGGTGGTCTGTGGGTCCCAGAAGGCAGTCGTTTCCCAGAATCTGCCCTAAAATCTCTCGACTTCAGAAGAGCCATGTCATTCCTCTCTGGTTAGCTGCCGCTCCAGCAACCAAGCAAAATACTCTTGCAGATGTGCAGAAGTCCTTAATGAGATGAAGGATTTTAGTAATGTGGA
It encodes:
- the LOC103702646 gene encoding uncharacterized protein LOC103702646; protein product: MHKLWRGSTAHGPALSTVGWLESKASRALPKVPLFRILMPALHLRLPPSDALLWGSHGQQSHTPIWRCVLPRQARVSHSSPWLRGGRGRSFKAAEAVRNREKSGSLEGSGGQGRKEEESGGEEEDGVPEEEGKSSRALQQKSAENHSSVVERRGRSGGSNAPPLGSLELLEIPGVGPRNLRKLVDKGFQRVAELKQLYRDKFFGKSSQKMVEYLQSSVGIIHKNHAESITSFIKESVDEELKEETAESDVMPTQRKRLTFCVEGNISVGKTTFLQRIANETIELRDLVEIVPEPISRWQDVGPDHFNILDAFYAEPQRYAYTFQNYVFVTRVMQERESAGGIKPLRLMERSVFSDRMVFVRAVHEANWMNEMEISIYDSWFDPVVSSLPGLIPDGFIYLRASPDTCYKRMMLRNRAEEGGVTLEYLRGLHEKHESWLFPSQCGNHGVLSVSQLPFHMDSSLHSDIRDRVLYLEGDHMHSSIQKVPALVLDCEPNIDFSKDIEAKRLYARQVAEFFEFVKKKKEASSTESATDGKNQTQQVVLPPKGGLWVPEGSRFPESALKSLDFRRAMSFLSG